One window from the genome of Halostella litorea encodes:
- the mutS gene encoding DNA mismatch repair protein MutS, which translates to MTEATGIVGEFLSLKEGTDADLLAMQCGDFYEFFADDAETVSDELDLKVSQKSSHGSSYPMAGVPLDDLTPYLKALVERGYRVAVADQYETDSGHAREITRVVTPGTLLETTDADARYLASVVADDDGYGLAFADVTTGRFRVTAVDGDDATGEALTELYRFDPVELLPGPEARNDDGFLDAVRERVDAAVTLHDAAAFAPGRARHRTREQFGDETLDSVGVATDGPAVRAAGAALDYVEETGTGVLASMTRLQPYRGDDHVEVDATTQRNLELTETMQGERSGSLFDTVDHTVTSPGGRLLKEWLQRPRRSVETLERRQESVAALARAVMAREGLRESLSAAADLERLASRASSGSADATDLLKVRDTLALLPDLVDAVENDPQLSASPLTEIVTRPDRAAAADLRTTLSDALAEDPPSTVTQGGLLTRGYDDELDEVIERHEALREWFDTLEERVKAETGLTHVTVDRNKTDGYYVQVGKSEADDVPDRFENVKTLKNSERFVTDELAEREREILRLEERRGELEYELFQELRAEVAEAAELLQDVGRTVATVDVLAALATHAVNNDWTRPELHRGDDLHIEGGRHPVVEQTTEFVPNDAALDAERRFLVVTGPNMSGKSTYMRQVALITLLAQVGSFVPAREASVGVVDGIYTRVGALDELAQGRSTFMVEMQELSNILHSASEDSLVILDEVGRGTATYDGISIAWAATEYLHNEVRAKTLFATHYHELTTLADHLSGVANVHVAADETDGDVTFLRTIRDGPTDRSYGVHVADLAGVPGPVVDRSREVLDRLREEKAIEAKGGGSGDGGTKQVVFDVGSGELRAAEGGDDAGGRESAPGASRSADAAADGGDPAESVDPEAERVLSALEDLNVDETPPVELMAKVQEWQKRLDE; encoded by the coding sequence ATGACAGAGGCGACGGGGATCGTCGGGGAGTTCCTCTCCCTGAAGGAGGGGACCGACGCCGACCTGCTGGCGATGCAGTGTGGCGACTTCTACGAGTTCTTCGCCGACGACGCCGAGACGGTCAGCGACGAGCTGGACCTGAAGGTGTCCCAGAAGTCGTCCCACGGCTCGTCGTACCCGATGGCCGGCGTGCCGCTCGACGACCTGACGCCGTACCTGAAGGCGCTCGTCGAGCGCGGCTACCGCGTCGCCGTCGCCGACCAGTACGAGACCGACTCGGGCCACGCCCGCGAGATAACGCGGGTCGTCACGCCCGGGACGCTGCTGGAGACGACCGACGCCGACGCGCGCTACCTCGCGAGCGTCGTCGCGGACGACGACGGCTACGGCCTCGCCTTCGCCGACGTGACGACCGGGCGCTTCCGCGTCACCGCGGTCGACGGCGACGACGCGACCGGCGAGGCGCTGACCGAACTGTACCGCTTCGACCCCGTCGAACTGCTGCCCGGGCCGGAGGCGCGGAACGACGACGGCTTCCTCGACGCCGTCCGCGAGCGGGTCGACGCCGCCGTGACGCTGCACGACGCCGCCGCGTTCGCGCCGGGCCGGGCGCGCCACCGGACCCGCGAGCAGTTCGGCGACGAGACGCTCGACAGCGTCGGCGTCGCCACGGACGGCCCCGCCGTGCGGGCCGCGGGGGCGGCCCTCGACTACGTCGAGGAGACCGGGACGGGCGTGCTGGCGTCGATGACGCGGCTCCAGCCGTACCGCGGCGACGACCACGTCGAGGTCGACGCGACGACCCAGCGCAACCTCGAACTCACCGAGACGATGCAGGGCGAGCGCTCGGGGTCGCTGTTCGACACGGTCGACCACACCGTCACCAGCCCCGGCGGCCGCCTGCTAAAGGAGTGGCTCCAGCGCCCCCGCCGCTCCGTCGAGACGCTGGAGCGCCGCCAGGAGAGCGTCGCCGCGCTGGCCCGCGCCGTGATGGCCCGGGAGGGGCTGCGCGAGTCACTGTCGGCCGCGGCGGACCTCGAACGGCTGGCCTCCCGCGCGAGCTCCGGCAGCGCCGACGCGACGGACCTGCTCAAGGTCCGGGACACGCTCGCCCTGCTCCCGGACCTCGTCGACGCCGTCGAGAACGACCCCCAGCTGTCCGCGTCGCCCCTGACCGAAATCGTCACCCGCCCGGACCGGGCGGCCGCGGCCGACCTGCGGACGACGCTTTCCGACGCGCTCGCAGAGGACCCGCCGTCGACCGTGACCCAGGGCGGGCTGCTGACGCGGGGGTACGACGACGAACTCGACGAGGTGATCGAGCGCCACGAGGCGCTCCGGGAGTGGTTCGACACGCTGGAGGAGCGCGTCAAAGCCGAGACTGGCCTGACCCACGTCACCGTCGACCGCAACAAGACCGACGGCTACTACGTGCAGGTCGGCAAGAGCGAGGCCGACGACGTGCCCGACCGCTTCGAGAACGTGAAGACGCTGAAGAACTCCGAGCGGTTCGTCACCGACGAACTGGCCGAGAGGGAACGCGAGATCCTCCGGCTGGAGGAGCGCCGCGGCGAACTGGAGTACGAGCTGTTCCAGGAACTGCGCGCCGAGGTGGCCGAGGCGGCCGAACTCCTGCAGGACGTGGGCCGGACCGTGGCGACGGTCGACGTCCTCGCGGCGCTTGCGACCCACGCCGTCAACAACGACTGGACGCGGCCCGAGCTCCACCGCGGCGACGACCTGCACATCGAGGGCGGCCGCCACCCCGTCGTCGAGCAGACCACCGAGTTCGTCCCGAACGACGCCGCGCTCGACGCCGAGCGCCGCTTCCTCGTGGTGACGGGGCCGAACATGAGCGGCAAGTCGACGTACATGCGCCAGGTGGCGCTCATCACCCTGCTCGCGCAGGTCGGGAGCTTCGTCCCGGCCCGCGAGGCGTCGGTCGGCGTCGTCGACGGCATCTACACCCGCGTCGGCGCGCTGGACGAACTGGCCCAGGGCCGCTCGACGTTCATGGTCGAGATGCAGGAGTTATCGAACATCCTCCACTCCGCCAGCGAGGACTCACTGGTCATCCTGGACGAGGTCGGCCGCGGCACCGCGACGTACGACGGTATCTCCATCGCGTGGGCCGCGACGGAGTACCTGCACAACGAGGTCCGCGCCAAGACGCTGTTCGCGACCCACTACCACGAACTGACGACGCTCGCGGACCACCTGTCGGGCGTCGCCAACGTCCACGTCGCGGCCGACGAGACCGACGGCGACGTCACCTTCCTCCGGACGATCCGCGACGGCCCGACGGACCGCTCGTACGGCGTCCACGTCGCGGATCTGGCCGGCGTCCCCGGCCCGGTCGTCGACCGCTCGCGCGAGGTGCTCGACCGCCTGCGCGAGGAGAAGGCCATCGAGGCGAAAGGCGGTGGAAGCGGCGACGGCGGCACGAAGCAGGTCGTCTTCGACGTGGGGAGCGGCGAACTCCGCGCGGCGGAGGGGGGCGACGACGCGGGCGGCCGCGAATCCGCGCCGGGTGCGTCCCGGAGCGCGGACGCCGCGGCCGACGGCGGCGACCCGGCGGAATCCGTCGACCCCGAGGCCGAGCGCGTGCTGTCGGCCCTCGAGGACCTGAACGTCGACGAGACGCCGCCCGTGGAGCTGATGGCGAAGGTTCAGGAGTGGCAGAAGAGGCTGGACGAGTGA
- a CDS encoding redoxin domain-containing protein, with protein MLSEGDAAPSFTATVGTSDHEPFDLDDYFGDGPVVLAFFPGAFTPPCTNEMVALQDHLDRFEDAGATVLGVSADSAFSQGAFREEHGIEFDLVSDMAGDAIRAYDLEMDLPDLGLYGVANRAVYVLDGDGTVAYGWAADDPTNEPDYDELVDAVESV; from the coding sequence ATGCTCTCCGAGGGTGACGCCGCACCGTCGTTCACAGCGACGGTCGGCACGAGCGACCACGAACCGTTCGACCTGGACGACTACTTCGGCGACGGCCCCGTCGTCCTGGCCTTCTTCCCCGGCGCGTTCACGCCGCCGTGCACGAACGAGATGGTCGCGCTGCAGGACCACCTCGACCGCTTCGAGGACGCCGGCGCGACCGTGCTCGGCGTCAGCGCCGACTCGGCGTTCTCGCAGGGCGCGTTCCGCGAGGAGCACGGCATCGAATTCGACCTCGTGAGCGACATGGCCGGCGACGCGATCCGGGCGTACGACCTGGAGATGGACCTGCCGGACCTGGGGCTGTACGGCGTGGCGAACCGCGCGGTGTACGTGCTCGACGGCGACGGCACCGTGGCGTACGGCTGGGCAGCCGACGACCCGACGAACGAACCGGACTACGACGAACTCGTCGACGCCGTCGAGTCGGTCTGA